From a region of the Anaerolineales bacterium genome:
- a CDS encoding energy-coupling factor transporter transmembrane component T — MPQPLIGTFGRLAVFISLVLASIKLTSVGLAVVLVILLMVGLAEFKPAMKRLLRWRWLIFLAVLILPNTLWNGEVDATLAGIAYSNEGLQTGLAMAMRAGIMLAAVMWFTASVEISEVAGLLERIGLKGLGFSMGVAVNLLPSLMQSFRNAWHTLQMRGGIRRLRLRAIRLLMVTVFANALRRADEITLVAEARAFSPERTRSLPVRKGRFDLPMVVTSLVTIVMLVLFK; from the coding sequence ATGCCTCAACCGCTAATCGGAACCTTCGGCCGTCTGGCCGTGTTCATCAGCCTGGTTCTCGCTTCGATCAAGCTAACGAGCGTGGGCCTGGCGGTTGTTCTGGTCATCCTGCTGATGGTGGGCCTGGCCGAATTCAAACCCGCCATGAAGCGGCTACTGCGTTGGCGTTGGTTGATCTTCCTCGCAGTCCTGATCCTGCCGAATACGCTCTGGAATGGGGAGGTGGACGCCACACTGGCCGGAATCGCGTACTCCAATGAGGGCCTGCAAACTGGCCTGGCCATGGCCATGCGGGCTGGAATCATGCTGGCAGCCGTGATGTGGTTCACCGCCTCGGTCGAGATAAGCGAGGTTGCCGGGTTGCTGGAGCGGATAGGGTTGAAAGGGTTAGGTTTCTCGATGGGTGTGGCCGTCAATTTGCTGCCTTCCCTGATGCAGTCGTTTCGTAATGCCTGGCACACGCTGCAGATGCGCGGCGGAATCCGCCGGTTGAGGCTGCGTGCGATACGGCTCTTGATGGTGACGGTTTTCGCCAATGCGCTGCGGCGGGCGGACGAAATCACACTGGTGGCCGAAGCGCGCGCGTTCTCGCCAGAGCGGACGCGTAGTCTGCCGGTCAGGAAAGGACGATTCGACCTGCCCATGGTCGTGACAAGTCTCGTGACGATCGTCATGCTTGTGTTGTTTAAATGA
- a CDS encoding molybdopterin-dependent oxidoreductase produces the protein MSVGKRFVPVFLLVFLLAACSSTSVPAATELTISGDQPQKSYTVEQLQAMPAATASFNGVEYTGVTLKTLLEQAGYDPSAVSAVQAVASDGYSINYDRDLAMLENTLVAYGQAGGPLTADDGTFRMVLPDQEGKMNVRMLSELHVNP, from the coding sequence ATGTCAGTCGGCAAGCGTTTCGTCCCCGTATTTCTACTGGTCTTTCTTCTCGCTGCATGCAGCAGTACTTCGGTTCCGGCCGCGACAGAGCTGACCATTAGCGGTGATCAGCCGCAAAAGAGTTACACGGTGGAACAGCTGCAGGCCATGCCTGCTGCCACGGCTTCGTTCAATGGGGTGGAATACACCGGAGTTACACTCAAGACTCTGCTCGAGCAGGCTGGGTATGATCCGTCTGCGGTGAGTGCCGTCCAGGCGGTTGCGTCGGATGGCTACAGCATTAATTACGATCGCGATCTGGCGATGCTTGAGAATACCCTGGTGGCGTACGGACAGGCAGGTGGTCCGCTCACGGCCGACGATGGAACCTTCCGCATGGTGCTGCCCGATCAGGAAGGCAAGATGAACGTTCGCATGCTTTCCGAGCTGCACGTCAATCCGTGA
- a CDS encoding energy-coupling factor transporter ATPase: MIEIENLTVEYDKSPALEDVSLKIPGGQCLLVTGPTGCGKSTLAHVLTGLIPHALPARMSGVVRVEGVEVASSSIAELACKIGIVFQNPSSQLLHLRVDDEVAFGPRNLGLPESEVRKRVDWALETVGLDGMHAFKPAHLSGGQKQRLAIACALAMRPSVLILDEPTASLDVPGTKMLIATLERIRQEWGLTIVLIEHRLAEALRIADRAVILDRGHIIADGIPSQVLSDRRMLRLLGLRRPTREPPVGWEKLLEPNGPIPNGRAPLLAMHKVHAGYDTGEILQDIDIKLYPGEFVALVGDNGAGKSTLGLVASGLLKPRAGSVIFQDGRSPRGGLDVALLFQNPSDQLLTDRVEDEVALGPLNFGKFRADIHLQTLEEMDLLELRERQPCKLSAGQQQRTALAACLALRPKLVILDEPTLGQDWAHMEQLMDFMKSLNSLGTTVLLITHDYKVVYRYARRVIFLEQGRIRLDGRLRRRQHD, encoded by the coding sequence ATGATCGAAATCGAAAACCTGACCGTAGAGTATGACAAAAGCCCGGCCCTGGAGGATGTCAGCTTGAAGATACCCGGCGGACAGTGTTTGCTGGTCACCGGGCCGACCGGCTGTGGGAAGAGCACGCTGGCGCATGTACTCACCGGCCTCATTCCGCATGCTCTCCCGGCCAGAATGAGCGGAGTGGTTCGGGTGGAGGGCGTTGAAGTCGCTTCCAGCTCAATTGCGGAACTCGCATGTAAAATCGGGATCGTCTTCCAAAATCCGAGCAGCCAGCTCTTACACCTGCGGGTCGATGACGAGGTGGCGTTCGGACCGCGCAACCTCGGGCTGCCTGAATCTGAGGTGCGGAAGCGCGTGGACTGGGCGCTTGAAACCGTCGGATTAGATGGGATGCACGCCTTCAAACCAGCCCATCTCTCAGGCGGCCAGAAGCAGCGTCTGGCAATAGCCTGTGCGCTGGCGATGCGTCCTTCCGTTCTGATCCTCGACGAGCCCACTGCTTCGCTCGACGTGCCCGGGACAAAAATGCTGATCGCCACGTTGGAGAGGATCCGACAGGAATGGGGGCTGACCATCGTGCTTATTGAGCACAGACTGGCCGAAGCGTTGCGTATTGCCGATCGCGCCGTCATTCTTGATCGCGGGCACATCATCGCTGACGGAATACCGTCGCAGGTCTTATCCGACCGCCGCATGCTGCGCCTGCTTGGCTTGCGGCGACCGACCAGGGAGCCGCCTGTCGGATGGGAGAAGCTTCTCGAGCCAAATGGTCCAATTCCCAATGGACGTGCTCCTCTGCTCGCCATGCATAAGGTTCACGCCGGATACGATACGGGCGAGATCCTGCAGGATATCGACATCAAGCTCTATCCGGGTGAGTTTGTCGCGCTGGTCGGCGATAACGGCGCCGGCAAGTCGACGCTCGGGCTCGTCGCATCAGGTTTACTTAAACCCAGAGCCGGCAGCGTTATCTTCCAGGATGGCCGCTCGCCTCGAGGCGGGCTCGATGTGGCGCTGCTTTTCCAGAATCCGAGCGACCAGTTGCTGACGGACCGCGTCGAGGACGAGGTCGCATTAGGTCCCCTGAACTTCGGCAAATTCCGGGCCGATATTCACTTGCAAACTCTGGAGGAGATGGATCTGCTCGAACTGCGCGAGCGGCAGCCCTGCAAACTCTCGGCCGGGCAGCAGCAGCGCACGGCGTTGGCGGCATGCCTTGCGCTTCGCCCGAAGCTGGTCATCCTGGATGAGCCAACGCTCGGCCAGGATTGGGCTCACATGGAACAACTCATGGATTTTATGAAGTCTCTCAATTCTCTGGGAACGACGGTTCTGCTGATTACCCACGACTACAAGGTGGTCTATCGATACGCACGGCGGGTCATCTTTCTGGAGCAAGGCCGGATCCGGCTTGATGGCCGCCTGAGACGGAGGCAGCATGACTAG
- a CDS encoding radical SAM protein — MLTREYLAASGATVRNDGKSIYLNRISPACVACRTGVGTATFFLSLQCSRNCFYCFNPNQEQYDYYTANTRDCIQELDAISERDQRLDCIALTGGEPLLHAEQAIAFFQSARKRFPEAHIRLYTAGDLTNDETLCALRDAGLDEIRYSIRLHERLEDQNHTLHQIAQAMEYIPSVMVEMPVLPGTLERMKEILLELERIGISSINLLEFCFPFNNARTFHEKGYRIKNPPYRVLYNYWYAGGLPIAGSEEECLQLLEFALKQNLTIGIHYCSLENKHTGQVYQQDFHAPTPALAEFSGKDFFFKTAKVFGDDISGVLDRLHDGGVHDHHLDTDLSYLEFHVRDIPLLDGLAVELAICTSVMEPREDGEYLRELRVDLTYPDQFDSEKDL, encoded by the coding sequence ATGTTGACCCGCGAGTATCTTGCTGCGAGCGGCGCGACAGTTCGCAATGATGGCAAGAGCATCTACCTGAACCGAATCTCGCCGGCATGTGTCGCTTGCCGGACGGGTGTCGGCACAGCGACGTTCTTCCTCTCGCTGCAGTGCAGTCGTAACTGCTTCTACTGCTTCAACCCGAATCAGGAGCAGTACGACTACTACACCGCCAACACGCGGGATTGCATTCAGGAACTGGATGCCATTTCGGAACGAGACCAGAGGCTCGATTGCATCGCTTTAACGGGTGGCGAGCCGCTGCTTCATGCAGAGCAGGCGATAGCGTTTTTCCAAAGTGCCCGGAAGCGATTCCCGGAAGCTCATATCAGGCTTTATACGGCGGGAGATCTCACGAACGATGAGACTTTATGCGCGCTGCGTGATGCCGGTTTGGATGAGATCCGCTACAGCATCCGGCTGCACGAGAGGCTCGAGGATCAAAATCACACGCTCCATCAGATCGCGCAGGCGATGGAATATATTCCCTCCGTGATGGTCGAGATGCCGGTGCTTCCCGGCACGCTGGAGCGCATGAAGGAGATTCTGCTGGAACTGGAACGGATTGGGATTTCGAGCATCAACCTGTTGGAATTCTGCTTTCCCTTCAATAATGCCAGGACCTTCCATGAGAAGGGATACCGTATCAAGAACCCTCCCTACCGTGTGTTGTACAACTACTGGTATGCAGGGGGGCTTCCGATCGCCGGGAGTGAAGAAGAATGCCTGCAGCTGCTCGAATTTGCACTTAAGCAAAATTTGACCATTGGTATTCATTACTGCTCGCTTGAGAACAAACATACCGGGCAGGTGTACCAGCAGGATTTCCATGCCCCTACACCCGCTCTTGCTGAATTCTCGGGAAAGGATTTCTTCTTTAAAACAGCAAAAGTGTTCGGAGATGATATTTCTGGCGTGCTCGATCGGCTTCATGATGGAGGTGTACATGATCACCATCTCGATACCGATCTCTCGTATCTGGAGTTCCACGTTCGCGATATTCCTTTGTTGGATGGCCTGGCTGTCGAACTTGCAATTTGCACATCGGTCATGGAACCGCGGGAAGACGGGGAATATCTGCGAGAGTTGCGCGTGGACCTTACCTATCCCGACCAGTTTGATTCAGAAAAGGATCTCTGA
- a CDS encoding 4Fe-4S binding protein, whose amino-acid sequence MELLSELVKLDTFGSSPIAIDPARCLRGLNQLSHCQACRDVCPARAIGNQNPPGIELEACLMCRACLPVCPTGAIQAHDVVTPLMKCAARASGHSIDVLCEHHPKPETGPQGSEVGISIRGCLAAFGVGGLLQLGTSGLKAVILRLDHCKDCELRALQPVIEERLESIKSILDQWNQADVLSALYDPEGRVGPTRAVWDAENPPLTRREIFRLSTLLGRLPGNGEVGKETASGRHLNPDRKRIVDALGRLYRSNSTDNPSTIKARGFFRLSISEECTACGNCSRTCPTEALIYRERNEKEFRFIFKPQMCIGCELCARICPVNAIDIALDPDLSYVFFNDSGNVICQEYIRRCVRCGTPIVAETRDNLCMLCKSHRENPYGMRQSPFPYNKP is encoded by the coding sequence ATGGAATTACTATCGGAACTTGTTAAGCTAGACACGTTCGGAAGTTCTCCGATTGCAATTGATCCGGCGCGCTGCCTCCGCGGTCTAAATCAATTATCGCACTGTCAGGCTTGCCGCGATGTTTGCCCGGCGCGCGCAATCGGAAATCAGAACCCGCCGGGAATCGAGTTAGAAGCGTGTCTGATGTGCCGAGCCTGCTTGCCGGTCTGTCCAACGGGCGCAATCCAAGCTCACGACGTCGTCACCCCGTTGATGAAGTGCGCTGCTCGCGCATCAGGTCATTCTATCGACGTCCTTTGCGAGCATCATCCCAAACCCGAAACGGGTCCGCAAGGGAGCGAAGTCGGCATTTCCATCCGGGGCTGCCTGGCAGCATTTGGGGTTGGGGGGCTGCTGCAGCTCGGCACCTCGGGTTTGAAAGCAGTCATCCTGCGGCTCGACCACTGCAAGGATTGTGAACTCCGCGCGCTTCAGCCCGTGATCGAAGAGCGCCTGGAATCGATAAAATCGATTCTGGATCAGTGGAATCAAGCTGACGTGCTCTCAGCGCTGTACGATCCCGAAGGGAGAGTGGGGCCGACGAGAGCAGTATGGGACGCGGAGAATCCTCCTCTCACCCGCCGTGAAATCTTCCGGCTTTCCACACTACTTGGCAGACTGCCGGGGAACGGCGAGGTGGGAAAGGAAACCGCATCAGGGCGGCACCTGAACCCTGACCGGAAGAGAATCGTGGATGCCCTCGGCCGTCTCTATAGATCGAATTCGACCGATAACCCGTCAACGATCAAGGCCCGGGGTTTCTTCCGGCTTTCGATTTCAGAAGAATGCACCGCTTGTGGCAACTGTTCACGTACTTGCCCGACGGAGGCGCTCATTTATCGGGAGCGAAATGAAAAGGAGTTCCGCTTCATATTCAAGCCTCAAATGTGTATCGGGTGTGAACTCTGCGCACGAATTTGTCCGGTTAATGCCATAGATATTGCGCTTGATCCTGACCTGTCTTACGTCTTTTTCAACGATTCCGGAAATGTGATATGCCAGGAGTACATTAGACGCTGTGTGAGATGCGGGACGCCGATTGTCGCGGAGACTCGGGATAACCTGTGCATGCTTTGTAAATCGCACCGGGAGAATCCTTACGGGATGCGGCAGTCTCCTTTTCCTTACAATAAACCTTGA
- a CDS encoding molecular chaperone TorD family protein yields MSQPDYRQTEWETNLTGEILILRLISKILYTEPEPDWIAELSEPGLFNEAPFAMNQPDVVTGLQQLARWSDEMRSAENEDRLLDLRIDYTQLLVGGNEFTTPPWESVYFNEDRMLFQKETLEVRAWYRRFGLAAEKQGREPDDHIALELSFLAHLASLALEACHAEDWERYEELMTAQRDFLSAHVLRWAPDWCDLMVLHARTDFYHGTAFLLRGVLTELELLYGAQPTGTGFDGITIGTC; encoded by the coding sequence ATGAGTCAACCGGATTATCGGCAAACCGAATGGGAAACGAACCTGACGGGTGAAATTCTCATTCTCCGATTGATCAGCAAAATCCTCTACACAGAACCGGAACCTGACTGGATAGCAGAACTAAGCGAACCAGGACTCTTCAACGAAGCACCATTCGCTATGAATCAGCCTGATGTCGTCACCGGGCTGCAGCAGCTCGCACGCTGGTCGGATGAAATGCGATCGGCGGAAAACGAAGATCGGTTGCTGGATCTTCGAATTGACTACACTCAGCTGCTAGTTGGGGGAAATGAATTTACGACGCCGCCATGGGAATCGGTGTATTTCAACGAAGACCGGATGCTGTTTCAAAAAGAAACCTTGGAAGTAAGAGCCTGGTATCGCAGGTTCGGACTGGCAGCAGAGAAACAAGGTCGGGAGCCGGATGATCACATCGCCCTGGAACTCTCTTTTCTTGCGCATCTTGCCTCCTTGGCTCTGGAGGCCTGTCACGCTGAAGATTGGGAGCGATATGAGGAGCTCATGACAGCCCAGCGCGATTTCCTTTCGGCTCACGTACTCCGCTGGGCCCCAGATTGGTGCGACCTCATGGTGCTCCACGCCCGTACGGACTTCTATCACGGGACGGCGTTCTTGCTGCGGGGTGTTTTGACCGAGTTGGAACTGCTTTACGGTGCCCAACCTACAGGAACGGGATTCGATGGAATTACTATCGGAACTTGTTAA
- a CDS encoding dimethyl sulfoxide reductase anchor subunit, which produces MNPREWALISFTLLAQMAAGGFVVLQITRAFLVRRMKDETSRLTDLLGVAIMGILGLGMLISFLHLGSPLRAYRAVSNFGSSWLSREITFTSAFFVFGSIYSLLQWARKGSSGLRNVLAVIAGLLGLSMIYSMSRVYMIPTEPAWDHVETMISFFTAAFLLGIFLAGTGLVIRHRVLQRGADVEEGERGTMLSEVLGVYGILAVVLVGVEFVALPVYLAEIGNAAAASGSSLKELLTSYGVILLLRLLLVFVGAGVLGTLLYRSAGRRVWQTRLATLTIGGFSIVLLSEILSRFLFYATRVRIGLP; this is translated from the coding sequence ATGAATCCACGTGAATGGGCATTGATAAGTTTTACACTGCTGGCGCAGATGGCGGCAGGCGGGTTCGTCGTGCTTCAGATTACCCGGGCGTTCCTCGTCCGCCGGATGAAAGACGAAACGAGCCGTCTTACGGATTTGCTCGGAGTCGCCATCATGGGGATTCTCGGCTTGGGGATGCTGATTTCATTCCTCCACCTGGGGTCACCACTACGTGCCTATCGTGCAGTTTCCAATTTCGGTTCTTCATGGCTCAGCAGGGAGATCACCTTCACCTCGGCGTTCTTCGTGTTCGGTTCCATCTACAGTCTGTTGCAATGGGCGCGCAAGGGTTCCTCCGGCCTGCGAAATGTGCTGGCTGTGATTGCCGGCCTGCTCGGCCTATCGATGATCTACTCGATGTCGCGTGTCTACATGATTCCCACGGAACCTGCATGGGATCACGTTGAAACGATGATCTCGTTCTTCACGGCTGCCTTCCTGCTTGGCATCTTCCTCGCAGGAACGGGTTTGGTCATACGCCACCGCGTACTCCAGCGTGGCGCAGATGTTGAAGAGGGAGAACGTGGAACAATGCTGAGTGAAGTCCTCGGCGTGTATGGAATCCTGGCAGTTGTCCTGGTCGGGGTGGAATTTGTAGCCCTACCGGTGTACCTGGCGGAGATCGGGAATGCAGCGGCGGCGTCCGGAAGCAGTTTGAAAGAACTTCTCACCAGCTACGGCGTGATTCTGCTGCTGCGTTTGCTGTTGGTTTTCGTCGGCGCAGGTGTCCTGGGAACGTTGCTCTACCGCTCCGCCGGAAGGCGTGTCTGGCAGACGCGTTTAGCGACACTGACGATTGGCGGTTTTTCGATCGTGCTGCTCTCGGAAATCTTGAGCCGGTTTCTGTTCTATGCAACCAGGGTTCGCATCGGTCTGCCTTAA
- the dmsB gene encoding dimethylsulfoxide reductase subunit B, with protein MAKQYAFYFDANSCIDCKACQIACQDKNDLPGNVIWRRVIEYGGGDWVMQDNVMVPNGIFTYALSTSCMHCQNPICVDVCPSGAMTKRDDGIVLVNDDICLGCRYCEWACPYAAPAYRSDLGVMTKCTFCEDLLAVGENPACVDACVTRALDFGELSDLRAKYGNLDEMAPLPDAKFTSPSFVLTPYRASQETGSKVGKIIDLAEEF; from the coding sequence ATGGCCAAGCAATATGCTTTTTACTTTGATGCCAACAGTTGTATCGACTGCAAAGCCTGCCAGATAGCCTGTCAGGACAAGAACGACCTGCCGGGAAACGTTATCTGGCGCAGGGTGATCGAATACGGCGGCGGGGACTGGGTCATGCAGGATAACGTCATGGTCCCGAACGGGATCTTCACTTATGCATTGTCCACCTCATGCATGCACTGCCAGAATCCGATCTGTGTGGATGTCTGTCCTTCAGGAGCGATGACCAAGCGTGATGATGGCATCGTACTGGTCAACGATGACATCTGCCTGGGGTGCCGCTATTGTGAATGGGCTTGTCCGTATGCTGCCCCGGCTTACCGGTCGGATCTGGGCGTGATGACGAAGTGTACGTTCTGTGAAGATCTGCTTGCGGTAGGCGAAAATCCGGCTTGCGTTGACGCGTGTGTCACGCGGGCGCTGGATTTCGGCGAGTTGAGCGATCTCCGGGCGAAATACGGCAATCTGGACGAAATGGCGCCTCTGCCGGACGCGAAGTTTACCAGCCCTTCTTTCGTACTCACTCCGTACCGGGCATCCCAAGAAACCGGAAGCAAGGTCGGAAAGATTATAGATCTAGCGGAGGAGTTTTAA
- a CDS encoding molybdopterin-dependent oxidoreductase, producing MNEKHSPEAEHDSNPLDRRAFLKWSAAVGGTAALASQLTFGFDPIDSAEAAAESGKWVFAACWHNCGGRCANYALVQDGVVVRQKTDDTHPDSPDYPQQRGCARGRSQRHQVLGVDRLKYPMKRAHWSPGGGNKELRGVDDWVRISWDEALDIIASETKRIIDTYGNKSILTPRLAPSRVLNALGGAMQSWGVSSAGAWPQPSALMAGNLNLSAPDRMTYRKASLIVLWGSDPAWSSAGDPTYNYLQARNAGAKFVFVGPLHSNSVQVLADEWIPVRPGTDAALLLGMAYHMIDNNLQDQDFLDKYAVGFDAQHMPEGADPKENFKDYVLGTYDGVPKTPEWASEISGTHPRTIRQFAEEFARTKPAIFIGGAAPARTQKGQQFVQAFLTVGWMTGNVGLDGAAVCNNYHSSASYGGSSLVKPGGSGLKSLGNPLFPRGGSGYAFGYPEDTDFYACAYEEMWDAILNKEFTATVRGKIPCDVRMIWTVTPSSGGNALNQVAGINKGIEAYRSVEFVVSSDIVLSTRSKYADVVLPDTTPWEDEAGGFLTGNPEILFFYSQVIPPLYEAKDCGYWFERELAKRMGLDPDEIYSITPQQQTFNQLAGASVIKKDGSGYEPLVTITAEDIQAMGVEGDPQQGRITLSEFKEKGLYQVERSPGDSYTFTPGIAFREDPEANPLSTASGKLEIYCQALSDKIAAYGFSTLPPIAQYNPPIEGYQATFEDWDKRVKGEYPFQMVTLHYMRRSHSVFDNITQLRKAFPQGLWMNPIDAEELGIAHGDTVQISSPHGTVIRPLIVTTRTTPGVVILGEGAWVEYDDALGVDKAGATNSLCGTHPTGQGEEPWNTTIVRVEKWHGPALEADYTWPHRVPIKEA from the coding sequence ATGAATGAAAAGCATAGTCCTGAAGCGGAACATGATTCAAATCCATTAGACCGGCGTGCGTTCCTGAAATGGAGTGCGGCGGTCGGCGGCACGGCTGCCTTGGCCAGCCAGCTTACCTTCGGCTTCGACCCCATCGACTCGGCCGAAGCCGCGGCTGAGTCGGGCAAGTGGGTTTTTGCAGCCTGCTGGCACAACTGCGGCGGCCGGTGCGCCAATTACGCGCTGGTGCAGGATGGCGTGGTCGTCCGCCAGAAAACCGACGACACACATCCGGATTCGCCTGACTACCCACAGCAGCGGGGATGTGCACGCGGCCGGTCCCAGCGGCATCAAGTGCTGGGGGTCGATCGATTGAAGTACCCGATGAAGCGCGCGCATTGGTCGCCCGGTGGGGGGAATAAAGAATTGCGCGGGGTGGATGACTGGGTGCGCATCTCATGGGATGAAGCCCTGGACATCATCGCCAGCGAAACCAAGCGGATCATCGATACCTATGGGAACAAATCGATACTCACTCCCCGTCTGGCACCATCCCGAGTCCTGAATGCTCTTGGTGGGGCGATGCAGAGTTGGGGGGTAAGCTCGGCGGGAGCCTGGCCTCAACCCAGCGCGCTGATGGCCGGAAATCTGAATTTATCAGCACCTGATCGGATGACTTATCGCAAGGCAAGTTTGATTGTCTTGTGGGGTTCCGATCCAGCCTGGAGCAGCGCCGGTGATCCGACCTACAACTACCTGCAAGCGCGAAACGCGGGTGCGAAATTCGTCTTCGTCGGTCCGCTGCACAGCAACAGCGTGCAGGTCCTTGCCGATGAATGGATCCCGGTCCGGCCGGGCACCGATGCAGCCCTGCTGCTCGGGATGGCCTACCACATGATTGATAACAATCTCCAGGATCAGGATTTCCTCGACAAATACGCGGTTGGGTTTGATGCCCAACACATGCCCGAGGGGGCGGATCCGAAAGAGAACTTCAAGGATTACGTCCTCGGCACCTACGACGGTGTACCGAAAACGCCGGAGTGGGCTTCGGAAATCAGCGGCACGCATCCGCGCACCATCCGCCAGTTCGCTGAGGAGTTCGCACGGACGAAACCAGCGATCTTTATCGGGGGCGCCGCTCCCGCTAGAACCCAAAAAGGACAGCAATTTGTTCAGGCTTTCCTAACGGTTGGCTGGATGACCGGAAATGTCGGTCTTGACGGTGCCGCAGTATGTAACAACTATCACAGCTCGGCCAGTTACGGGGGTTCATCATTGGTCAAGCCCGGAGGATCGGGTTTGAAATCGCTCGGTAATCCTCTCTTTCCACGCGGTGGAAGCGGTTACGCCTTCGGTTACCCCGAAGATACGGATTTCTATGCGTGTGCTTACGAAGAGATGTGGGATGCGATTTTGAATAAGGAATTCACGGCTACCGTGCGCGGGAAGATTCCATGCGATGTCCGTATGATATGGACCGTGACACCCAGCAGCGGCGGAAATGCGTTGAACCAGGTGGCTGGCATTAATAAAGGCATCGAAGCCTATCGAAGCGTAGAGTTCGTTGTCTCATCTGATATCGTGCTGTCGACTCGCTCCAAGTATGCCGATGTCGTTCTGCCCGATACGACTCCCTGGGAAGATGAAGCCGGGGGCTTCCTGACGGGAAACCCCGAGATACTTTTCTTCTATAGTCAGGTCATTCCTCCCTTGTATGAGGCAAAGGATTGCGGCTACTGGTTTGAGCGTGAGCTTGCCAAGCGAATGGGATTGGATCCGGATGAAATCTACTCGATCACACCCCAACAGCAGACGTTCAATCAGTTGGCAGGTGCCAGTGTCATCAAAAAGGATGGTTCGGGTTATGAACCGCTCGTGACGATCACGGCTGAGGATATCCAAGCCATGGGTGTCGAAGGAGACCCTCAACAGGGTCGTATCACCCTGAGTGAGTTCAAGGAAAAGGGTCTCTATCAGGTTGAACGCAGCCCCGGTGACAGCTATACCTTCACCCCCGGAATTGCCTTCCGCGAGGATCCTGAGGCCAATCCGTTGTCCACGGCAAGCGGTAAGCTTGAAATCTACTGTCAGGCATTGTCGGACAAGATTGCGGCCTACGGCTTCAGCACCCTTCCGCCCATCGCTCAATACAACCCCCCGATCGAGGGCTATCAGGCGACGTTCGAAGACTGGGATAAAAGAGTCAAAGGCGAATATCCGTTCCAGATGGTGACGCTGCACTACATGCGCCGCAGCCACTCGGTCTTCGATAACATCACCCAATTGAGAAAGGCGTTTCCGCAGGGCCTGTGGATGAACCCGATCGACGCCGAGGAGCTGGGTATCGCACATGGCGATACGGTTCAGATCTCCAGCCCGCACGGCACGGTCATCCGCCCGCTCATCGTAACCACACGGACGACCCCAGGCGTTGTGATCCTGGGTGAAGGTGCATGGGTCGAGTATGACGATGCACTGGGTGTGGATAAGGCGGGAGCGACCAATTCTCTTTGCGGTACGCATCCGACCGGGCAGGGTGAAGAACCATGGAATACAACCATAGTGCGGGTGGAGAAGTGGCACGGACCAGCATTGGAAGCGGATTACACCTGGCCGCACCGGGTGCCGATCAAGGAGGCATGA
- a CDS encoding class II SORL domain-containing protein, translating to MEALHERIQSADWKKEKHAPVIEAPDQVKAGELFQVKVTLGKEISHPNTTEHHISWISLFFHPEGKPFSHQVGHFEFLAHGESTAGPNEGPVYTHHEASTSMKVSVPGTLYALAMCNIHGLWESSKSLDVS from the coding sequence ATGGAAGCATTACACGAACGCATTCAGAGTGCAGATTGGAAAAAGGAGAAGCACGCGCCGGTCATCGAGGCGCCCGATCAGGTGAAGGCCGGAGAGCTTTTCCAGGTAAAGGTCACGTTGGGGAAGGAGATCTCCCATCCCAACACGACCGAACATCACATCAGCTGGATCAGTCTCTTTTTTCACCCTGAAGGAAAGCCTTTCAGCCATCAGGTTGGCCATTTTGAATTCCTGGCACACGGCGAATCTACTGCCGGGCCGAATGAAGGTCCCGTGTACACCCACCACGAGGCATCCACGTCGATGAAGGTCAGTGTCCCTGGGACGCTTTATGCGCTGGCCATGTGCAATATCCACGGACTGTGGGAGAGCAGCAAGTCGTTGGATGTAAGCTAG